The Rhododendron vialii isolate Sample 1 chromosome 5a, ASM3025357v1 genome contains a region encoding:
- the LOC131325183 gene encoding AAA-ATPase At3g50940-like, which produces MLPKTQKPPPHARIPPILSAAASAAATAMVLRSLAKDLIPRELQHDLFLRLRRFLSRFSSELTLTVDEYDGLYPNALFQAAETYLGTVITPDTKRFRASKPEREKRIKVSVEKDEELTDWFGGVPIKWRLFCKDTPGKYVANPDSLGYEYGATTLKSESRFFELVFHKKIKDKVINEYLPYILEKSKILKEEQRTLKLWTLKIERGMGGLGGPRSKPWQSVNLDHPSTFDTLAMELDAKENIMADLQRFVKRKEFYRRVGKAWKRGYLLYGPPGTGKSSLIAAMANYLNFDVYDLELTATWSNSELRNLLISTANQSILVVEDIDCSIELQDRFKAAKKLVGKPLVAMDLRQPDQGYDCRSSGVTLSGLLNFIDGLWSSCGDERIIIFTTNHKERLDPALLRPGRMDVHIHMSYCTPCGFRMLAQNYLEISEHPLFTEIERLLKMKKVTPAEVGEQLLKNEEAESALRGLIELLEEKEVEEVKAGQVEQKESGSEGVTELEN; this is translated from the exons atgttGCCCAAAACCCAGAAACCTCCTCCCCACGCACGAATCCCACCCATCCTCTCCGCCGCCGCCTCCGCCGCGGCCACCGCAATGGTGCTCCGCTCCCTTGCCAAGGACCTCATCCCCCGCGAGCTCCAGCACGACCTCTTCCTCAGGCTCCGCCGCTTCCTCAGCAGGTTCTCCAGCGAACTCACCCTCACCGTCGACGAGTACGACGGGCTCTACCCCAACGCCCTGTTCCAGGCCGCCGAGACTTACCTCGGCACCGTCATCACGCCCGACACTAAGCGGTTCCGGGCGAGCAAGCCCGAGAGGGAGAAGCGGATCAAGGTGTCGGTGGAGAAGGACGAGGAGCTGACCGATTGGTTCGGCGGGGTTCCGATCAAGTGGCGGTTGTTCTGCAAGGATACCCCCGGGAAGTACGTCGCGAATCCGGACTCGTTGGGCTACGAATACGGCGCGACGACTCTGAAGTCGGAGTCCCGGTTCTTTGAGCTCGTTTTCCACAAGAAGATCAAGGACAAG GTAATCAACGAGTACTTGCCTTACATATTGGAGAAATCAAAGATCTTAAAAGAGGAGCAGAGAACACTGAAGCTTTGGACCCTAAAGATTGAACGGGGCATGGGGGGGCTAGGGGGACCGAGATCAAAGCCGTGGCAATCCGTGAATCTGGACCATCCATCAACTTTCGACACTCTAGCTATGGAATTAGACGCGAAGGAAAATATAATGGCGGATTTGCAGAGGTTTGTGAAGAGGAAAGAATTTTATAGGAGAGTTGGGAAGGCGTGGAAGAGGGGTTACTTACTCTATGGCCCCCCTGGGACTGGGAAATCAAGCTTGATTGCGGCCATGGCCAACTACTTGAACTTCGATGTGTATGATTTGGAGTTGACTGCTACGTGGAGCAATTCTGAGCTGAGGAACTTGCTCATTTCGACGGCGAATCAGTCGATTTTGGTGGTGGAGGACATTGATTGCTCCATTGAGTTGCAAGATCGGTTTAAGGCGGCAAAAAAACTGGTGGGAAAACCTTTGGTGGCTATGGATCTTCGTCAGCCTGATCAAGGGTATGATTGCAGGTCTAGCGGA GTGACTTTATCTGGACTACTGAATTTCATTGATGGATTGTGGTCAAGCTGTGGGGACGAGAGGATAATTATTTTCACCACTAATCACAAAGAAAGGCTCGACCCTGCACTGCTGCGCCCCGGGCGGATGGACGTGCATATCCACATGTCCTACTGCACACCTTGTGGGTTCAGAATGCTTGCCCAAAACTACCTTGAGATTTCGGAGCATCCACTCTTTACGGAGATTGAACGGTTGTTGAAGATGAAAAAAGTGACTCCGGCAGAAGTAGGCGAGCAATTGTTGAAGAACGAGGAGGCTGAGAGCGCGCTGAGAGGTTTGATTGAGCTGCTTGAGGAGAAGGAGGTTGAAGAAGTTAAAGCTGGTCAAGTAGAACAAAAGGAATCTGGATCTGAAGGTGTGACAGAGCTTGAGAATTAA
- the LOC131327521 gene encoding AAA-ATPase At3g50940-like codes for MLPKTPRPPPHPRIPPILSAAASAAATAMVLRSLANDLIPHEFRHELFLRLRRFLSRFSSELTLTVDEYDGLYPNTLFQAAETYLGTVITPDTKRFRASKPEREKRIKVSVEKDEELTDWFGGVPIKWRLFCKDTPGKYVVNPDSLGYGRGAATLKTEARCFELVFHKKIKDKVINEYLPYILEKSKILKEEQRTLKLWTLKIERGMGGPRSKLWQSVNLDHPSTFDTLAMELEAKENIMADLRRFVKRKEFYRRVGKAWKRGYLLYGPPGTGKSSLIAAMANYLNFDVYDLELTAMWSNSELRNLLISTANQSILVVEDIDCSIELQDRFKAAKKPVVKPLVGGDPFPYEHGYDHGSTGVTLSGLLNFIDGLWSSCGDERIIIFTTNHKERLDPALLRPGRMDVHIHMSYCTPCGFRMLAQNYLEISEHPLFTEIERLMKMKKVTPAEVGEQLLKNEEAESALRGLIELLEEEG; via the exons atgcTGCCCAAAACCCCGAGGCCTCCTCCCCACCCGCGAATCCCACCCATCCTCTCCGCGGCCgcctccgccgccgccaccgCAATGGTGCTCCGCTCCCTCGCCAATGACCTCATCCCGCACGAGTTCCGACACGAGCTCTTCCTCAGGCTCCGCCGCTTCCTCAGCAGGTTCTCCAGCGAGCTCACCCTCACCGTCGACGAGTACGACGGGCTCTACCCCAACACCCTGTTCCAGGCCGCCGAGACCTACCTCGGCACTGTCATCACGCCCGACACCAAGCGGTTCCGGGCGAGCAAGCCCGAGAGGGAGAAGCGGATCAAGGTGTCGGTGGAGAAGGACGAGGAGCTGACCGATTGGTTCGGCGGGGTTCCGATCAAGTGGCGGTTGTTCTGCAAGGATACCCCCGGGAAGTACGTCGTGAATCCGGACTCGTTGGGCTACGGACGCGGCGCGGCGACTCTGAAGACAGAGGCCCGGTGCTTTGAGCTCGTTTTCCACAAGAAGATCAAGGACAAG GTAATCAACGAGTACTTGCCTTACATATTGGAGAAATCAAAGATCTTAAAAGAGGAGCAGAGAACACTGAAGCTTTGGACCCTAAAGATCGAACGGGGCATGGGGGGGCCAAGATCAAAGCTGTGGCAATCCGTGAATCTGGACCATCCATCAACTTTTGACACTCTGGCTATGGAATTAGAGGCGAAGGAAAATATAATGGCGGATTTGCGGAGGTTTGTGAAGAGGAAAGAATTTTATAGGAGAGTTGGGAAGGCGTGGAAGAGGGGTTACTTGCTTTATGGCCCCCCTGGGACTGGGAAATCAAGCTTGATTGCGGCCATGGCGAACTACTTGAACTTCGATGTGTATGATTTGGAGTTAACTGCTATGTGGAGCAATTCTGAGCTGAGGAACTTGCTCATTTCGACGGCGAATCAATCGATTTTGGTGGTGGAGGACATTGATTGCTCAATTGAGTTGCAAGATCGGTTTAAGGCGGCGAAAAAACCGGTGGTAAAACCTTTGGTGGGTGGGGATCCTTTCCCTTACGAACACGGGTACGATCACGGGTCTACCGGG GTGACTTTATCCGGACTACTGAATTTCATTGATGGACTGTGGTCAAGTTGTGGGGACGAGCGGATTATTATTTTCACCACTAATCACAAAGAACGGCTCGACCCTGCACTGCTGCGCCCTGGGCGGATGGACGTGCATATCCACATGTCCTATTGCACACCTTGTGGGTTCAGAATGCTTGCCCAAAACTACCTTGAGATTTCGGAGCATCCGCTCTTTACGGAGATTGAACGGTTGATGAAGATGAAAAAAGTGACTCCGGCAGAAGTAGGCGAGCAATTGCTGAAGAACGAGGAGGCTGAGAGTGCGCTGAGAGGTTTGATTGAGCTGCTTGAGGAGGAGGGTTGA
- the LOC131325185 gene encoding uncharacterized protein LOC131325185 isoform X1: MKHLNEREEKVKLGQFLFGLNESYSTVRGNIMMMQPLPTVKHAYSLLCEEEKQRGLVEHKSIDQTHAMHVKTHPHFKQQGADTQRHADSRPWTSSSKSQGSKKPLLCSYCDGTTHTVERCYYLIGFPIGRKLHGKDVQPPNRNRKIAANQIGTEPSHVSTKTTHTSDPSIQFTPEELSQIKAFFRNGKNPHCANYAGPCYEEDDWPGEAT, encoded by the exons ATGAAACATCTaaatgaaagagaagaaaaagtgaAGCTAGGACAATTCCTTTTTGGATTGAATGAGTCTTATTCCACTGTGAGAGGAAACATTATGATGATGCAGCCTTTACCAACAGTCAAGCATGCCTATTCACTTCTCTGTGAAGAAGAAAAGCAACGTGGACTAGTTGAACACAAGAGCATAGACCAAACTCATGCTATGCATGTCAAAACACACCCGCACTTTAAGCAACAAGGAGCTGATACCCAACGCCATGCCGATTCTCGTCCATGGACATCCTCTTCAAAATCCCAAGGGTCTAAGAAACCACTCCTATGCTCTTATTGTGACGGCACCACTCATACAGTGGAACGGTGCTATTATTTGATCGGCTTTCCTATTGGTCGCAAGCTTCATGGCAAGGATGTTCAACCTCCAAATCGAAACCGAAAGATTGCTGCCAATCAAATCGGCACTGAGCCCAGTCATGTCTCAACCAAGACAACACATACATCTGATCCATCAATCCAGTTCACCCCGGAAGAGCTCTCACAAATAAAGGCCTTTTTCCGTAATGGTAAAAATCCTCATTGTGCAAATTATGCAG GACCTTGCTACGAAGAGGATGATTGGCCTGGGGAAGCAACATAA
- the LOC131325185 gene encoding uncharacterized protein LOC131325185 isoform X2 yields MKHLNEREEKVKLGQFLFGLNESYSTVRGNIMMMQPLPTVKHAYSLLCEEEKQRGLVEHKSIDQTHAMHVKTHPHFKQQGADTQRHADSRPWTSSSKSQGSKKPLLCSYCDGTTHTVERCYYLIGFPIGRKLHGKDVQPPNRNRKIAANQIGTEPSHVSTKTTHTSDPSIQFTPEELSQIKAFFRNGPCYEEDDWPGEAT; encoded by the exons ATGAAACATCTaaatgaaagagaagaaaaagtgaAGCTAGGACAATTCCTTTTTGGATTGAATGAGTCTTATTCCACTGTGAGAGGAAACATTATGATGATGCAGCCTTTACCAACAGTCAAGCATGCCTATTCACTTCTCTGTGAAGAAGAAAAGCAACGTGGACTAGTTGAACACAAGAGCATAGACCAAACTCATGCTATGCATGTCAAAACACACCCGCACTTTAAGCAACAAGGAGCTGATACCCAACGCCATGCCGATTCTCGTCCATGGACATCCTCTTCAAAATCCCAAGGGTCTAAGAAACCACTCCTATGCTCTTATTGTGACGGCACCACTCATACAGTGGAACGGTGCTATTATTTGATCGGCTTTCCTATTGGTCGCAAGCTTCATGGCAAGGATGTTCAACCTCCAAATCGAAACCGAAAGATTGCTGCCAATCAAATCGGCACTGAGCCCAGTCATGTCTCAACCAAGACAACACATACATCTGATCCATCAATCCAGTTCACCCCGGAAGAGCTCTCACAAATAAAGGCCTTTTTCCGTAATG GACCTTGCTACGAAGAGGATGATTGGCCTGGGGAAGCAACATAA
- the LOC131325184 gene encoding AAA-ATPase At3g50940-like has translation MLPKTQMPSIQTIISAAASAAAAAMVVRSVAKDLIPHEFRHALFVRLRQYLSTFSNEVTLIIDEYEGLYPNHLFQAAETYLGTVITPDTKRFRASKPEKENQIKVSMEKDEELTDSSFGGFRIRWRLSCKKTSGRYIANPDDYYGGSIPKSEARFFELFFHKKMKDKVINEYLPYILEKSKILKEEQRTLKLWTLKNDRGMGGPSRKPWQSVNLDHPSTFDTLAMELDAKKTIMADLQRFVKRKEFYRRVGKAWKRGYLLYGPPGTGKSSLIAAVANYLNFDVYDLELTSMRSNSELRNLLISTANQSILVVEDIDCSIELQDRMKAAAKKAAAKGRDPFQYGLGHDPGPSGVTLSGLLNFIDGLWSSCGDERIIIFTTNHKEKLDPALLRPGRMDVHIHMSYCTPCGFKMLAQNYLGISEHPLFMEIEQLMVMKKVTPAEVGEQLLKNEEAESALRGLIEFLEEKKGIEEVKDGELEQEESGSEGLTEIET, from the exons ATGTTGCCAAAAACCCAAATGCCCTCAATCCAAACAATAATCTCCGCCGccgcctccgccgccgccgccgcaatGGTGGTCCGGTCCGTGGCCAAGGACCTGATACCCCACGAGTTCCGACACGCTCTCTTCGTCAGGCTCCGCCAGTACCTCAGCACATTCTCCAACGAGGTCACCCTGATCATCGACGAGTACGAGGGGCTCTACCCCAACCACCTGTTCCAGGCCGCCGAGACCTACCTCGGCACCGTCATCACGCCCGACACCAAGCGGTTCAGGGCGAGCAAGCCCGAGAAGGAGAACCAGATCAAGGTGTCGATGGAGAAGGACGAGGAGCTCACCGATTCTTCGTTCGGCGGGTTTCGGATCCGGTGGAGGTTGTCGTGCAAGAAAACCTCCGGGAGGTATATCGCGAATCCGGACGATTACTATGGCGGGTCGATTCCGAAATCGGAGGCCCGGTTCTTCGAACTGTTTTTCCACAAGAAGATGAAGGACAAG GTAATCAACGAGTACTTGCCTTACATATTGGAGAAATCGAAGATCTTAAAAGAGGAGCAGAGGACACTGAAGCTATGGACCCTAAAGAATGACCGGGGCATGGGGGGCCCGAGTAGAAAGCCATGGCAATCCGTGAATCTGGACCATCCATCAACGTTTGACACTTTGGCAATGGAATTAGATGCGAAGAAAACTATAATGGCGGATTTGCAGAGGTTTGTGAAGAGGAAAGAATTTTACAGGAGAGTTGGGAAGGCGTGGAAGAGAGGTTACTTGCTTTATGGTCCCCCCGGGACTGGGAAATCAAGCTTGATTGCGGCCGTGGCGAATTACTTAAACTTCGATGTGTATGATTTGGAGTTGACTTCTATGAGGAGTAATTCCGAGCTGAGGAACCTGCTCATTTCGACGGCAAATCAGTCTATTTTGGTGGTGGAGGACATTGATTGCTCCATAGAGTTGCAAGATCGGATGAAGGCGGCAGCAAAAAAGGCGGCGGCAAAAGGTAGGGATCCTTTCCAGTATGGTCTCGGGCACGATCCCGGGCCTAGCGGG GTGACCTTATCCGGACTACTTAATTTCATCGACGGGTTGTGGTCAAGCTGTGGGGACGAGCGGATTATTATTTTCACAACCAATCACAAAGAAAAGCTCGACCCTGCACTACTGCGGCCCGGGCGGATGGACGTGCATATCCACATGTCCTATTGCACACCTTGTGGGTTCAAAATGCTTGCCCAAAATTACCTTGGAATTTCAGAGCATCCACTCTTTATGGAGATTGAACAGTTGATGGTCATGAAAAAGGTGACTCCGGCAGAAGTAGGCGAGCAATTGTTAAAGAACGAGGAGGCCGAGAGCGCGCTGAGAGGCTTAATTGAGTTCCTTGAGGAAAAGAAGGGGATTGAAGAAGTTAAAGATGGTGAATTAGAACAAGAGGAATCTGGATCGGAAGGTTTGACAGAGATTGAGACTTGA
- the LOC131327522 gene encoding uncharacterized mitochondrial protein AtMg00810-like, protein MGPCVKMGNQWSPVLRNVVMLTYNASWENLLLCSRGNRSHETVIFVQVKDSSLTAVLIYVDDMIITRNDAKAIQDLKLFLHQQFHIKDLGYLKYFLGLEVARSKAGIVISQRKYTLEIMDDVGFLGVQPVDFPMEQSLKLTNNQGDLLLNPSRYRRLIGRLIYLTITRPDITYSVNILSQFMHAPRKPHWNAALRIVRYLQNNPGLGLLFSSNSSLTLKAYCDANWANCPLTRRSTSGYCVFLGNSLISWKTKKQKTVSRSSSEAEYRSMAAATCELTWLRYLFNDLQVSLGPVKLFCDNQAALHIAANPVYHEHTKHIELDCHVVREKIQAGQIITKFVPSSLQLADVFTKALGGNIFKNLMRKLNILDIHAPT, encoded by the exons atggggccctgtgttaaAATGGGTAACCAATGGAGCCCAGTGTTGAGAAATGTTGTGATGCTAACGTATAATGCGTCATGGGAAAATTTGCTTCTTTGTTCAAGAGGAaataggtcccatgagacggttata TTTGTGCAAGTAAAAGATTCATCTCTAACAGCGGTTCTcatttatgtggatgatatgatCATCACAAGGAATGATGCAAAGGCTATTCAAGATCTCAAACTCTTCCTTCATCAACAATttcatattaaagatctcgGCTATCTAAAGTATTTTCTTGGCTTGGAAGTGGCGAGATCCAAAGCTGGAATTGTCATATCACAACGTAAGTATACTTTGGAAATTATGGATGATGTTGGATTTCTCGGAGTTCAACCAGTTGATTTTCCTATGGAACAGAGTTTGAAGCTTACAAATAATCAAGGTGATCTCTTGCTTAATCCTTCTCGTTACAGAAGATTGATAGGTAGGTTAATTTACCTTACAATTACTAGACCAGACATCACCTATTCCGTGAACATTCTAAGTCAGTTCATGCATGCTCCAAGAAAGCCTCATTGGAATGCTGCTCTCCGCATTGTGAggtatttacaaaacaatccaGGACTTGGGTTGTTATTCTCTTCCAATAGCTCTCTGACACTGAAAGCATATTGTGATGCTAATTGGGCTAATTGCCCTTTGACAAGGAGATCTACTTCGGGTTATTGTGTGTTTCTTGgaaattctttaatttcttggaagacaaagaaacaaaaaactgTTTCTAGATCATCATCAGAAGCTGAGTACAGATCTATGGCTGCTGCAACTTGTGAACTTACTTGGCTTAGGTATTTATTTAACGATTTACAAGTTTCCTTGGGACCTGTAAAATTGTTCTGCGACAATCAAGCAGCGCTTCATATAGCTGCAAATCCTGTGTATCATGAACACACCAAACATATTGAGCTTGACTGCCATGTTGTGAGAGAGAAAATTCAGGCGGGTCAGATTATCACCAAGTTTGTCCCATCGTCTCTCCAGCTAGCTGATGTCTTCACAAAGGCTTTGGGAGGGAATATCTTCAAGAATTTAATGCGCAAGTTGAACATTCTTGACatacatgctccaacttga